In Chelmon rostratus isolate fCheRos1 chromosome 4, fCheRos1.pri, whole genome shotgun sequence, a genomic segment contains:
- the cep350 gene encoding centrosome-associated protein 350 isoform X2 — MGEMRSSRRTEVSVKSTAPQLTDHNTGTELTNAWKSFAQSKAALRHIENRLEAAPGTGVLLESVMDPPKKKSSRTVRCRDGQQADGSGGSSKRRGHSQQSPEKSSSRSPLRNTTQDSNVRRNNSVEFREPLASYREATPPPHPSSQLEAYSLQSVPGSSYTSSPPPSDPLLSQLVYQRDTRDTQMDRDLDSTHSSALESTEVRYLNDQPALVTLRTTGNQSHFTGVRVPAREGADEESTPKAQLGMDSKESSPCLALAPGSIHRGESTPSTSPGSASQRLENLRRHQPDDKLEKLKERIRRQRQHLEEAAEREKLLGYLEQPIMAAVGRNNAHTGNMPTAKIRKVAAAPPAPIYKGFNTAETKIRTPDGKVWKEEEFHNLSREIYRDLSQQFAETTRYTHQQQREQRADRSREKRPPKPVRKVHRAAPSSDLNAKPVISPASWREGQKLVKMLLGPVPNLPREERPQLADGQSRAASHHRSTSDPRPESKPRSRPNSTERPRSGFRGQSKSHSTTSTPSSADRDKVPVGISSDRLSADIQGILDDLQLECKAAEKEERARQRSRGGSSGRRGRGGSGSRTRTPVSVWGTATGSSSRGCRSASPTTHRPETASTADTRHKKRHYDADTVRQYISRQQEERKRRQAEEKRALREEAERRNQRLQELYRKQREVAKTVALPSEVPVAPVQKRLQETYTKLLLEEAQLGKEAAQTQPAAPSSQMRPMYQPSGESDKENKRLEAPQSPSSSDRSLNDQAPPPLSRNDLDVGVAPSLQPDCLSPAVRPMTGPSSSAPFGEHLLSQLLSLETAVAASDIQHTLRPATAPSNRSQSKMSRIEALKATAASLSNRIESEARKLAGEGINHGTATSLDMDTVLAPRPSQANLDDGYWAEMAATENNDVPLRIQRILTSAGHSSYNGTTLPGAGNLHTPRGQKKGTHTNLTNPQTTSADVTGPILNSYTHERRKLVNGLEKVARTDKVAQRREYGLIEDKNWTDLHDSSAGSISEGPLLSEGSFSEDETSPPHPSSNHVPRPADRLEAVDYCAGQRRNYQRLSEFQREAARCSALSSPFAQHDSSKAAWEELNKGSPLSVINIFTKNLHGHVRASERNSPSAHSLHSGNGLVDGAVYEDDFVSSHSSGASGQLKRGSNSHSVNSHFEELMRRSPYEKSTGGINSHHSSFHSSIHSPHLSSGSPSGSSPFSKHPRKRGTASDQSDATLVEEQRSSCSPPSEALSSDSRKRGSDKSSAHSQAKSVHSNDTLGETSHQSLGLDNKKSSAARPKQASPFGSPDPGSPSGVDSPSEPVRGGSLGANNQITGTTARSGRAETKTTGELQYSPAVLQQRMAAELQYLESIEESVRQLGDMERLMGVSMAQQESASLAQMLKSKQQRHERDLYELKIKAEREALETQLQLEENRQRMARAHIELQESLAGTQKETLEGLQEATMKMMSQQAEAARYTADTARHIKEMTELARSQVAGALVAPSVAADSSMYDEREEQQSSSSKQRQDKIDSDSFQSEVSSRRIRSEEPLSSLNSLSRSDSLSFRRPNLSGADSSSPSHISSDHRDQMEKDAVEGKLRMGGAEEKMEREAGSSSIEEQVFTAANDSLCSDSIPSIVDEKDSTSVATEYSLKFDESMTEDEIEERSFRSLLPSEAHRRGTKEKKSRHQEESEDDGASRNTTLVSGAHNILKAQDANMAFSGGQDSFSQFTMDMVRQYMKDEEVRLQHQSSLLRLRQKALKEKTRTELAWLEHQKKRLRDKGEDDKMPPLRKKQRGLLMKLQQEQAEIKRLQEANKAARKERQLLMKQQEEIERMRNSTLRLKERLKCAGGEAPPETPVSETPVSEAASPNMRHAEDVRCPSPSLSISGSETSSIMQKLKKMRSHMDEKFLTKREQQLMQRRHHAEELLQWKQRLDQEEAEVRRMEKEALAVWDRQTPQDKDMAKSQKKEISDISPSPSHHRSSEPRTDSEKEYVSEADSSSATHESSIHTEGLGSQQPGSPSSVQPASILETPLMSIQSSPANYTQDFTSASHSPSRQSLQSPFKGSHSPAASPSDGSSKTKMQLRSSSRTTNQACTQPTDSPMATQTEPISDQSDIESRIKALKEELRKRKFMAYQLKKEQKKRHKERLKAQEASLLKQLESYDNFIKKTKAELNKEPDSTTDAKSQIKGSISIAEQSSLVQPPVHRSETGKISDCERTQIDASLDHSAPPQPDHSRSTSVPEELSDEDPPTVTPTPVYGSPECPTSGLRSRLSTDGLLKPSSKEAQAQMTESGDENIESYQRSDIQEELEVEASLKSEDQHSEHLLKLEEGDRLDSQEKLSTLKHISYSMSEEHQYSLSVSLEQDKQIKTREAEEGVKSNIIASSNSAAVDLKTSPHPSYSSSSSDHSLSPDSVAFSSNKEAPIKDVEASSPTADGPHDDFESSVYSSPREEHHSSKPASHISLSPTEIKDQRKDSPSRATPYDNHDEEVEEEIAEELGSHSGSSGASNQSGQLLDLHDKTEDFKHDSKDIVNSSHSPPISPLQTALSPVRDEMSSFNIGDRVLVGGVQPGTLRFKGLTSFANGFWAGVELDKSEGSNNGTYDGVVYFECDESHGIFAPPDKITHLPDKFEIDADTTEDEDSFFDDLSDKGGDKRKTDEDKSQKEGNLKSKKEQTSHKVYGSRDNKATDESEHKYGSHLNSQLYKESKHPISNGNTRDITLEFEDAPTTLLISDIDKIGLGKQSLKEITTLDEKEDVDSHHKPDDLSTDIRDDRGEQKDLLDTFADKLLNNFVKDTVKQLADIKKAKEKKIEAANQMNGHLSGENVEEEEWFSSVEQKDGLPFFLPAEKEELSSPELCNRPESPVLGASGQEELAKRLAELELSRELLDELGDDQDWFDEDFGLSSRREQQRLKQKQREEEEEARLGGGGGLARSGSSAGAALGGLVSSPGGEQQVKTPPRPELPLPLPPKLPEQPAMVVPHSAAEVEKMVHAATQEIWDSCGLGKEGTLTLAQLPNPKPSEEYLGKEASSQDQEALCIRSYRKGVYDLTWEILQEIYAEEPNTDQPQWVKPRRVKSSFFHRVKTAGDITKIQEFIASEVLKLYGLIKDQSQKTDWQKMLKFGRKKRDRVDHILVQELHEEEAQWVNYDEDELFVKMQLADSIFDALLKDTANVLTLVYDRRAKRDTLS; from the exons ATgggagagatgaggagcagcagaaggACTGAGGTGTCTGTCAAAAGCACTGCTCCACAACTCACAGATCACAATACTGGGACAG AGCTGACAAATGCATGGAAAAGTTTTGCTCAGTCCAAAGCTGCT TTGCGGCATATAGAAAATCGTCTAGAGGCAGCTCCAGGGACAGGGGTTCTCCTGGAATCTGTCATGGACCCGCCCAAGAAGAAATCCTCCAGGACGGTCCGTTGCAGAG ATGGACAACAAGCTGATGGCAGTGGAGGCTCTTCAAAGCGCAGGGGGCATAGTCAGCAGAGTCCAGAAAAGAGCAGCTCACGCAGCCCTCTGAGAAATACCACCCAGGACAGCAATGTCCGCAGGAACAATAGTGTGGAGTTCAGGGAACCACTGGCCTCCTACAG AGAGGCCACCCCTCCACCACATCCCTCCTCTCAGCTGGAGGCCTACAGTCTGCAGTCGGTGCCAGGGTCTTCGTACACATCCTCTCCGCCTCCCTCAGATCCTCTACTCAGCCAGCTGGTCTACCAGAGAGACACCAGGGACACACAGATGGACAGGGACCTGGACAGTACACACTCCTCGGCTTTGGAGAGCACTGAAGTCCGCTACCTCAATGACCAGCCAGCCCTGGTCACCCTGAGGACTACTGGAAACCAGTCACATTTCACAGGTGTAAGAGTCCCTGCAAGGGAGGGGGCTGATGAGGAAAGCACTCCCAAAGCACAACTTGGCATGGATAGCAAAGAGTCAAGCCCATGTCTAGCTCTAGCCCCAGGTTCCATACACCGAGGGGAGAGCACACCCTCCACCAGCCCTGGCTCAGCTTCCCAGCGTTTGGAAAACCTAAGGCGACATCAGCCTGATGATAAGTTGGAGAAGCTCAAAGAACGTATTCGCAGGCAGAGGCAACAtctggaggaggctgcagagagagagaagctgctggGTTATCTGGAACAGCCTATTATGGCAGCTGTGGGGAGAAACAATGCTCATACTGGTAACATGCCCACAGCCAAAATAAGGAAAGTTGCAGCTGCACCGCCTGCACCTATATACAAAG GTTTTAACACTGCTGAGACAAAGATCCGGACTCCTGATGGGAAAGtttggaaggaggaggagtttcaTAACCTCAGCAGAGAAATATACAGAGACCTGTCACAACAGTTTGCTG AGACCACCAGATATACgcatcagcagcagagggaacagagagcagacaggtCCAGAGAGAAGAGGCCTCCCAAGCCAGTCAGAAAGGTCCACAGAGCTGCCCCTTCGTCTGACCTAAATGCAAAACCAG TGATAAGTCCTGCATCTTGGCGAGAGGGCCAAAAACTGGTAAAGATGTTACTGGGTCCAGTTCCCAATCTGCCAAGGGAGGAAAGGCCCCAGCTAGCTgatggacagagcagagcag CTTCCCATCACCGTTCCACTTCAGACCCACGCCCGGAATCAAAACCACGGTCTCGCCCTAACAGCACAGAAAGGCCTCGTAGTGGGTTTCGGGGGCAGTCCAAAAGCCACTCCACCACATCTACCCCTTCATCTGCAGATCGGGACAAGGTCCCAGTGGGTATAAGCTCGGACCGGTTGTCAGCAGACATCCAGGGGATACTCGATGACCTTCAGCTGGAGTGCAAAGCAgctgagaaggaggagagggccCGTCAAAGGTCGCGGGGTGGGAGCAGTGGTAGGAGGGGTAGAGGGGGATCAGGGTCACGAACAAGGACTCCTGTCTCTGTTTGGGGAACTGCAACAGGTAGCTCTTCGAGAGGCTGTCGCAGCGCCAGCCCCACTACACACAGACCAGAGACTGCTAGTACAGCTGACACAAGGCACAAAAAGAGACACTATGATGCTGATACAGTTCGCCAGTACATTTCCAGGcaacaagaggagagaaagaggcgtcaagcagaagagaagagggcactgagggaggaggctgagaggagaaacCAGAGATTGCAGGAGCTGTACAGGAAGCAAAGAGAAGTGGCTAAAACAGTGGCCCTTCCCAGTGAGGTACCTGTGGCCCCTGTACAAAAGCGACTACAGGAGACCTACACCAAACTTCTGCTGGAGGAGGCCCAGCTGGGCAAGGAGGCcgcacaaacacaacctgctgCTCCATCTAGTCAAATG AGACCAATGTACCAACCCTCAGGGGAGTCggacaaagagaacaaaagacTAGAGGCACCCCAGAGCCCTTCGAGCAGTGATAGGTCTTTGAATGATCAGGCACCTCCTCCATTATCcag GAATGATCTCGATGTTGGAGTTGCCCCTTCGCTTCAGCCTGACTGTCTGAGCCCAGCTGTTCGACCTATGACTGGTCCCAGCAGCAGTGCCCCTTTTGGTGAGCATCTCCTCTCTCAGCTTCTCAGCCTGGAGACTGCAGTGGCAGCTAGCGATATCCAGCACACCCTGCGGCCAGCCACAGCACCTTCCAACAGATCGCAGTCCAAGATGTCCCGCATTGAGGCCCTCAAGGCCACAGCCGCATCCCTCTCCAACCGCATAGAGAGTGAGGCACGGAAGCTTGCTGGAGAGGGGATCAACCATGGTACAGCAACCTCCTTGGACATGGATACTGTTTTGGCTCCTAGACCCTCTCAAGCTAATCTTGATGATGGATACTGGGCAGAAATGGCTGCCACAGAAAATAATGATGTGCCGTTGAGGATCCAGAGGATTTTGACTAGCGCAGGTCATAGTTCATACAATGGCACAACTCTTCCAGGAGCAGGCAATCTACACACCCCCAGGGGACAGAAAAAGGGTACGCACACCAATTTGACCAATCCACAAACAACCTCTGCTGATGTAACTGGGCCCATTCTCAACAGTTACACACATGAAAGGAGGAAGCTTGTCAATGGCTTGGAAAAGGTAGCAAGAACGGATAAAGTGGCACAAAGGAGAGAATATGGTTTGATAGAGGATAAGAATTGGACAGATCTACATGACTCAAGCGCTGGTTCCATCAGTGAGGGTCCTCTTCTTAGTGAGGGGAGTTTTTCTGAGGATGAGACGAGCCCTCCTCACCCCTCCAGCAATCATGTACCGAGACCAGCAGACCGCCTGGAGGCAGTGGACTACTGTGCAGGTCAAAGAAGGAATTACCAGCGGTTGTCAGAGTTCCAGAGGGAGGCAGCGAGGTGCTCGGCCCTCAGCTCACCCTTTGCACAGCatgacagcagcaaagcagcctGGGAGGAGCTGAACAAAGGAAGCCCTCTAAGCGTTATCAACATTTTCACGAAGAACCTTCATGGCCATGTTCGAG CGAGTGAGAGGAACTCTCCCTCTGCCCATTCTTTGCACTCTGGAAATGGTCTCGTAGACGGAGCAGTTTATGAAGATGACTTTGTGTCATCCCATAGCAGCGGAGCCAGTGGCCAGTTAAAGAGAGGCTCCAATTCACACAG TGTGAACAGTCATTTTGAGGAGCTGATGAGGAGGTCTCCTTATGAGAAAAGTACAGGAGGCATCAATTCACACCACTCATCCTTTCACTCATCTATTCACTCACCGCATCTTTCCTCTGGTTCGCCGTCTGGCTCCTCACCTTTCTCCAAGCACCCTAGAAAAAGAG GCACAGCATCAGACCAGAGTGATGCCACTCTGGTGGAAGAGCAGAGGAGCTCCTGCTCACCTCCCTCAGAGGCATTATCCTCTGACTCCAGGAAGAGAGGCTCAGACAAAAGCTCTGCTCACAGCCAGGCCAAGAGTGTCCACTCTAATGACACTTTAGGGGAAACATCTCACCAAAG TTTGGGACTTGACAATAAGAAGTCTTCAGCAGCCAGGCCCAAACAGGCTTCCCCTTTTGGCTCTCCAGACCCTGGTTCTCCTTCAGGAGTAGATTCTCCCAGTGAACCTGTGAGAGGTGGCTCTCTGGGGGCAAATAACCAAATCACAGGCACCACAGCTCGCAGTGGTAGAGCAGAGACCAAGACCACAG GTGAACTACAGTATTCACCTGCTGTCTTGCAGCAGCGTATGGCAGCGGAGCTCCAGTACCTGGAGTCCATTGAGGAGTCAGTCCGACAGCTGGGGGACATGGAGAGGCTGATGGGTGTGTCCATGGCTCAGCAGGAGAGCGCTTCATTAGCCCAGATGCTCAAG TCCAAGCAGCAGCGCCATGAGCGTGACCTCTATGAGCTGAAGATCAAGGCTGAAAGGGAAGCCCTGGAGACACAGCTacagctggaggagaacagGCAGAGAATGGCCAGG GCTCATATAGAACTACAGGAAAGCTTGGCAGGAACTCAAAAAGAGACTTTGGAGGGCCTCCAGGAGGCAACTATGAAGATGATGAGTCAACAGGCTGAGGCAGCACGGTACACAGCTGACACTGCCCGACACATCAAGGAG ATGACAGAACTGGCGCGGTCGCAGGTAGCAGGAGCTTTGGTTGCCCCCTCTGTTGCTGCTGACTCTTCCATGTAtgatgagagagaggaacagcagaGCTCCTCTTCAAAGCAGCGACAGGACAAAATTGATTCTGACAG CTTCCAGAGTGAGGTGTCAAGCAGAAGGATCAGGTCAGAAGAACCCCTGTCTTCACTGAACAGCCTTAGTCGCTCTGACTCTCTATCTTTCAGAAGACCCAACCTCAG TGGAGCAGACTCTAGCAGCCCATCGCATATCTCCTCGGACCACAGAGATCAGATGGAAAAAGACGCAGTAGAGGGCAAATTGAGGAtgggaggagctgaggagaagatggagagggaAGCAGGCAGCAGCTCCATAGAGGAGCAAgtttttacagcagcaaatGACTCCCTCTGCAGTGACAGCATCCCCTCTATAGTGGATGAGAAAG ACAGTACATCAGTGGCAACAGAGTACTCTCTCAAGTTCGACGAGTCCATGACTGAGGATGAAATAGAAGAGCGCTCCTTTCGCTCTCTACTGCCCTCTGAGGCACACCGCCGTGGAACTAAGGAGAAGAAGTCTCGCCACCAGGAGGAATCGGAGGATGACGGAGCCAGTCGCAACACAACATTGGTTTCAGGGGCACACAATATCTTAAAG GCTCAGGATGCAAACATGGCCTTTTCTGGTGGACAGGACAGCTTTTCCCAGTTCACCATGGACATGGTGCGTCAGTACATGAAAGACGAGGAGGTAAGACTTCAACACCAGAGCTCTCTGCTTCGTCTTCGCCAGAAGGCTCTCAAAGAGAAGACCAGAACTGAGCTGGCTTGGCTAGAACACCAGAAAAAGAGACTGAGGGACAAGGGAGAGGATGACAAGATGCCACCCCTCAGGAAGAAACAGAGGGGCCTTCTGATGAAATTACAGCAGGAGCAG GCTGAGATCAAGCGACTTCAGGAGGCCAACAAAGCAGCCAGGAAGGAAAGGCAGCTGTTGATGAAGCAACAGGAGGAGATTGAGCGGATGAGAAACTCTACCCTCAGACTCAAGGAGCGTCTCAAGTGTGCTGGAGGTGAAGCACCACCT GAGACTCCTGTGTCAGAAACCCCTGTGTCTGAGGCAGCCTCCCCCAACATGAGACACGCTGAAGATGTCCGCTGCccttctccctcactctccATCTCTGGAAGTGAGACTAGCAGCATCATGCAGAAGCTCAAGAAGATGCGCTCTCACATGGATGAGAA GTTCCTGACAAAGCgggagcagcagctgatgcagaGGCGTCACCATGCCGAGGAGCTGCTGCAATGGAAACAGCGGCTGGaccaggaggaggcagaggtcCGCAGGATGGAAAAGGAGGCTCTGGCTGTATGGGACAGGCAAACACCTCAGGACAAGGACATGGCAAAGAGTCAGAAAAAAGAGATCTCCGACATCAGCCCCAGCCCCAGTCACCATCGAAGCTCAGAGCCCAGAACTGACAGTGAGAAAG agtATGTGAGTGAAGCTGACTCTTCCTCAGCGACACATGAGTCCAGTATACACACGGAGGGACTGGGATCCCAGCAACCAGGAAGCCCATCTTCAGTACAACCTGCATCAATCCTTGAAACACCTTTGATGTCCATCCAGAGCAGCCCTGCTAATTACACCCAAGACTTTACTTCTGCTTCCCATTCACCTAGCAGACAG TCTCTCCAGTCTCCATTCAAAGGCAGCCACAGCCCTGCTGCCTCTCCTTCAGATGGTAGCAGCAAAACCAAGATGCAGCTTCGCTCCTCCTCCCGGACCACCAACCAGGCCTGCACTCAGCCTACTGACTCCCCCATGGCTACGCAGACTG AACCCATTTCAGACCAGAGTGATATAGAGAGCCGTATCAAGGCCCTGAAGGAAGAACTCAGAAAACGAAAGTTTATGGCCTACcagctgaagaaggagcagaaaaagaggCACAAGGAGCGTCTGAAGGCACAGGAGGCTAGCCTactgaagcagctggag AGCTATGACAACTTCATTAAGAAAACTAAGGCAGAATTGAACAAGGAGCCAGACTCAACAACAGATGCAAAGTCCCAAATCAAAGGTTCCATCTCAATCGCAGAGCAGTCCAGTCTTGTCCAGCCACCTGTTCACAG GTCTGAAACCGGAAAAATCTCTGACTGTGAAAGGACGCAAATTGATGCTTCACTAGATCACA GTGCCCCTCCTCAGCCCGATCATAGTAGATCCACCTCAGTGCCTGAAGAATTGTCTGATGAAGACCCACCAACAGTCACTCCAACCCCAGTTTATGGCAGCCCAGAGTGTCCGACCTCAGGACTGAGGAGCCGTCTGTCCACAGATGGTCTTTTAAAACCTTCCTCTAAGGAAGCCCAGGCACAGATGACTGAGTCTGGGGATGAGAATATTGAGTCGTATCAAAGATCTGACATTCAGGAAGAACTGGAGGTGGAAGCAAGCTTGAAATCTGAGGATCAGCATTCTGAACATCTTCTCAAACtagaagagggagacagactggACTCCCAGGAAAAGCTGTCTACATTGAAACACATTTCCTATTCCATGAGTGAAGAACATCAATATTCTCTATCTGTTAGTCTAGAACaagataaacaaataaagactAGGGAAGCTGAGGAAGGTGTAAAGTCTAATATTATTGCCTCAAGTAATTCAGCTGCAGTTGACCTCAAAACCTCACCACATCCAAGTTACAGCTCCTCATCCAGTGACCATTCCCTCTCCCCTGACTCAGTTGCCTTCTCTTCAAATAAGGAGGCACCCATAAAGGATGTCGAGGCGTCTTCTCCCACAGCAGATGGCCCTCATGATGACTTTGAGTCATCAGTGTATTCTTCACCCAGGGAGGAACATCATAGTTCCAAGCCTGCCTCCCACATCTCATTGTCCCCTACAGAGATAAAGGACCAGAGAAAGGACTCCCCTAGCAGAGCCACACCATATGACAACCATGatgaggaggtagaggaggaaaTAGCTGAAGAATTGGGTTCCCATTCAGGGTCGAGTGGAGCAAGCAACCAATCTGGACAACTGCTAGATCTTCATGACAAAACAGAAGATTTCAAACATGACAGCAAGGACATTGTTAATTCAAGTCACTCACCACCCATCTCTCCTTTGCAGACCGCTCTCTCTCCAGTCAGAGATGAAATGTCAAGTTTTAACATTGGAGATCGGGTTCTTGTCGGTGGTGTTCAGCCCGGCACTCTGAGATTCAAAGGTCTAACCAGCTTTGCTAATGGCTTCTGGGCTGGTGTGGAGTTAGATAAGTCTGAGGGCAGCAACAACGGGACTTACGATGGGGTGGTATACTTTGAGTGTGATGAGAGCCACGGTATATTCGCTCCTCCAGACAAGATCACACACCTGCCAGACAAGTTTGAGATCGACGCAGACACCACAGAGGATGAGGACTCCTTCTTTGATGATCTGTCAGATAAAGGTGGGGATAAACGTAAAACAGATGAGGACAAATCTCAAAAAGAAGGAAATCTGAAGagtaaaaaagaacaaacatcTCATAAGGTCTATGGATCCAGAGATAACAAGGCTACAGATGAGTCTGAACACAAGTATGGATCCCACCTCAATTCACAGCTTTACAAAGAATCCAAGCACCCCATCTCTAATGGCAACACCAGGGACATAACTCTGGAATTTGAAGATGCACCAACCACTCTGCTCATCTCTGACATAGACAAGATTGGCCTGGGTAAGCAGAGTCTAAAGGAGATTACTACCCTTGATGAGAAAGAAGACGTAGACTCACATCACAAGCCTGACGATCTTTCCACAGACATCAGGGATGATAGGGGAGAACAGAAAGACTTACTGGACACATTTGCAGACAAGCTCCTCAACAACTTTGTAAAAGACACTGTGAAGCAGTTAGCTGATATTAAAAAAGCTAAAGAGAAGAAGATAGAAGCTGCTAACCAAATGAACGGACACCTGTCTGGTGAAAAtgttgaagaagaagaatggtTTTCTTCAGTGGAACAAAAAGATGGTCTACCCTTCTTCCTACCTGCAGAAAAAGAGGAGCTGTCATCTCCAGAGCTGTGTAACCGACCG GAGAGTCCAGTGTTGGGGGCCAGCGGTCAAGAGGAACTCGCCAAGCGACTAGCAGAGCTGGAACTGAGCCGGGAACTGCTAGATGAGCTAGGTGACGATCAGGACTGGTTTGATGAGGACTTTGGCCTCAGCTCCCGTAGAGAACAGCAGAgactcaaacagaaacagagagaggaagaggaagaggcaaggctgggaggaggaggaggactggcAAGGTCTGGCTCATCAGCAGGAGCAGCCCTGGGGGGGCTGGTCTCATCACCTGGTGGGGAACAGCAGGTAAAGACTCCACCTAGACCTGAGCTACCACTACCTCTGCCCCCCAAACTCCCTGAGCAGCCTGCCATGGTGGTGCCCCATTCAGCCGCAGAGGTAGAGAAGATGGTCCATGCTGCCACACAGGAGATCTGGGACAGCTGTGGTCTGGGGAAGGAGGGAACACTGACCCTTGCACAATTGCCAAACCCCAAACCTTCAGAAGAATATCTGGGTAAAGAGGCCAGCAGCCAGGACCAGGAGGCCCTCTGCATCCGCAGCTACAGAAAG GGTGTGTATGACCTGACATGGGAGATACTTCAGGAGATCTACGCTGAGGAGCCCAACACTGATCAGCCTCAGTGGGTCAAACCACGTCGAGTCAAGTCCTCCTTCTTCCATAGAGTAAAGACGGCAGGAGACATCACCAAAATCCAG GAATTCATCGCATCAGAAGTACTGAAGCTGTACGGTCTGATAAAAGATCAGAGCCAGAAGACTGACTGGCAGAAAATGCTCAAATTTGGCAGAAAGAAGCGGGACAGAGTCGATCACATACTG gttCAGGAACTCCATGAGGAGGAGGCCCAGTGGGTCAACTATGACGAGGACGAGCTGTTTGTCAAGATGCAGCTGGCAGACAGCATTTTTGATGCTTTGCTGAAGGACACTGCAAACGTGCTGACGCTAGTCTATGACAGGAGGGCCAAAAGAGACACCCTCTCCTGA